A single Ptiloglossa arizonensis isolate GNS036 chromosome 2, iyPtiAriz1_principal, whole genome shotgun sequence DNA region contains:
- the Ass gene encoding argininosuccinate synthase: MAENNNKVVLAYSGGLDTSCILLWLKEKGYQVIAYVADVGQEEDFDAVKEKALKIGASKVLIEDLRDNFVSSYAWPAVACGLVYEARYLLGTSIARPCISEGLIKIAKAENASVIAHGATGKGNDQVRFELSCYSLCPEIQILAPWRMKEFYTHFPGRPDLLKYARDNGIPVSATPKEPWSTDANLLHISYESGKLENPATSAPKELYKMTNDPLDSPAKPAEIEINFKQGYPSLVRDLESNETFSTPLKIIQYLNKIGSRHGIGRLDIVENRFIGLKSRGIYESPGMKILHEAHRDLEIFMLDREVLRVKSYLTDKMSDYVYNGFWFSPECDFVRNSIMYSQKYVNGAVRLQLYKGNVSVLGRYSEASLYNESLVSMDVQGGFEPEDAGGFIRTQAHRLKEFYRFKNQCNV; this comes from the exons ATGGCAGAAAACAATAATAAAGTCGTTCTAGCTTACAGTGGTGGTTTAGATACATCGTGTATATTACTGTGGTTAAAAGAAAAGGGATACCAAGTTATCGCTTACGTG GCAGACGTAGGACAGgaggaagattttgatgctgttAAAGAGAAAGCGTTAAAAATTGGCGCGTCGAAG GTTCTAATAGAGGACCTAAGAGATAACTTTGTGTCCTCGTACGCATGGCCAGCTGTTGCATGCGGACTGGTCTACGAAGCTAGATATCTTCTGGGTACATCAATCGCTCGACCATGTATTAGCGAAGGCTTGATAAAGATCGCTAAAGCTGAAAACGCATCCGTTATCGCTCACGGTGCAACCGGTAAAGGCAACGATCAAGTCCGCTTCGAGTTGAGTTGTTACAGCCTCTGCCCCGAGATACAG ATACTGGCACCTTGGAGGATGAAAGAATTTTACACACATTTTCCAGGAAGACCGGATTTGTTGAAGTACGCACGAGACAATGGGATTCCAGTTTCAGCGACACCGAAAGAACCATGGAGCACCGACGCCAATCTGCTACACATTAG TTACGAGTCAGGGAAATTGGAAAATCCCGCTACATCGGCTCCAAAAGAATTGTACAAAATGACCAACGATCCGCTCGATTCCCCCGCGAAACCCGCAGAAATCGAGATAAATTTCAAACAAGGATACCCGTCGCTCGTGAGAGACTTGGAGAGCAACGAAACATTTTCCACTcccttgaaaattattcagtatttgaataaaatcggCAGTCGACACGGCATAGGACGCCTGGACATCGTCGAGAATCGTTTCATCGGCTTGAAA TCAAGAGGGATTTACGAATCGCCCGGGATGAAGATCCTTCACGAGGCTCATCGAGACTTGGAAATATTCATGCTGGACCGTGAAGTTTTACGGGTGAAATCATACTTAACGGATAAGATGTCCGattacgtttacaacg GTTTTTGGTTTTCACCTGAATGCGATTTCGTGCGGAACAGTATAATGTATTCGCAAAAATACGTAAACGGAGCGGTTCGATTACAGTTGTACAAAGGAAACG TATCCGTACTTGGTCGGTACAGCGAGGCGTCGTTGTACAACGAGAGTTTGGTTTCGATGGACGTGCAAGGAGGTTTCGAACCCGAAGACGCCGGTGGGTTCATACGTACACAGGCTCACAGGTTGAAAGAATTTTATCGTTTCAAAAACCAGTGCAATGTTTAA